In Odontesthes bonariensis isolate fOdoBon6 chromosome 6, fOdoBon6.hap1, whole genome shotgun sequence, one genomic interval encodes:
- the LOC142381958 gene encoding fructose-1,6-bisphosphatase 1-like — translation MSDQGGFDTNVVTVTRFLMEEGRRAKGTGELTTLLNSLCTAVKAISSAVRKAGIAHLYGIAGSTNVTGDQVKKLDILSNDLVINMLKSSFTSCVLVSEENEKAIIVEPEKRGKYIVCFDPLDGSSNIDCLVSIGTIFAIYRKTTDDEPCEEDALQPGRNLVAAGYALYGSATMIVLSTGQGVNCFMLDPAIGEFILVERDVRMKKRGQIYSLNEGYAKHFEPAVTEYLQRKKFPQDGSEPYGARYIGSMVADVHRTLMYGGIFLYPGNLKNPKGKLRLLYEGNPMAYIMEQAGGMASTGFENILDIEPDSIHQRAPVAMGSSDDVLEYMAVCQKHAKK, via the exons ATGTCCGACCAGGGAGGCTTCGACACCAACGTGGTCACCGTGACCCGCTTCTTGATGGAGGAGGGCAGGAGGGCGAAAGGCACAGGGGAGCTGACCACGCTGCTGAACTCGCTGTGCACGGCGGTGAAGGCCATCTCCAGCGCTGTGCGCAAAGCTGGCATCGCCCACCT TTACGGCATTGCGGGCAGCACCAACGTGACGGGGGATCAGGTGAAGAAGCTGGACATTCTGTCTAATGATCTGGTTATTAACATGCTGAAGTCATCTTTTACCTCCTGCGTGCTGGTGTCTGAGGAGAATGAGAAAGCCATCATTGTGGAGCCAGAAAAACGG GGTAAATACATTGTGTGCTTTGACCCTCTGGACGGCTCCTCCAACATCGACTGCCTGGTCTCCATTGGAACTATCTTTGCCATTTACAGGAAG ACCACAGATGATGAGCCCTGTGAGGAGGACGCTCTGCAGCCCGGCAGAAACCTGGTGGCAGCCGGCTACGCCCTCTACGGCAGCGCCACCATGATCGTGCTCTCCACCGGCCAGGGAGTCAACTGCTTCATGCTTGACCCG GCAATCGGTGAATTCATCCTGGTTGAGCGGGACGTGAGGATGAAGAAACGAGGCCAGATTTACAGCTTGAATGAAGGTTatgcaaagcactttgaaccTGCTGTCACAGAGTACCTGCAGAGGAAGAAGTTCCCTCAG GATGGCAGTGAGCCCTACGGAGCGCGTTACATCGGATCTATGGTGGCAGACGTGCACCGAACGCTGATGTACGGAGGAATCTTTTTATACCCAGGAAATCTAAAGAACCCCAAGGGAAAG CTGCGGCTGCTGTACGAAGGCAACCCCATGGCCTACATCATGGAGCAGGCGGGCGGCATGGCCTCCACCGGCTTCGAGAACATCCTGGATATCGAGCCGGACAGCATCCACCAGCGGGCTCCGGTGGCAATGGGCTCCTCCGATGATGTGCTGGAGTACATGGCCGTCTGCCAGAAACACGCCAAGAAGTGA